The DNA region CCCTTTTCTCTCGCCTTCTGTGGCACTCTTCAAAATCCAGTGTAAAAAAGTACTTTAGGTCACACAATTCAGCTAAGGGTCTATAATTAAATATGCAGAAGCCCTCAACTATAACAACATGACAGTCATTAATTTGCAATAAGTTTCTCTGTTTATCATATTCTGGCATAGGAGTTTCAGTGATGGTATTGTTTGTTTTACTTTTCATGTGTTGTTTAACGTCCAAAACCATCTTTTCCATGTCTAGGGAGctaataatatcaaaatttatgtGATCCAATTCTGGAATCCATGTGTGCCTTGAGTCATCCACTGGAAAGAAATAATCATCTTGGCAAAAAATCTTACTGTTCGgtaatagtttatttagttcttTTGCAACTGTCGTTTTTCCACTACACGTTGCCCCACTAATGCCTACAACgataattttctttctttggGGGCTCATTTCATTAATTGGTACTGTACGAGGGCCAATACGCAATACAAATGAGAGATTAAGGCTTTTGCATGTCAAGGTCTTTATTATGTTGTAACATTATCTTAGTATTAtgaaatcatatattttttaaaatttaaaaacggctttttttttcgaatattataAGATCAGGTTAATAAATAACAGCTGTTTTTAAAAGGTGAGTTCGAGTCGACGCAAAGAGGTTCGGAACAAGAAGACTGGATGAAGGAGAGTTATTTCGTATGTTGCCTTAAGGTCCGTTCAGAGTGGAAGCGTCGCGTCGCGTCCAGCGTTGTGCCGCGTTTTGCGTCGCGCAGCGTTTCCTCGCGTCAGTACATTCATAGTACCGTCAGCGAGAGCGTCAGAACAAGCGgtttaaaatttagaattcAGTCTACAAAATGGCTCCAAAAAAGACAGTTCGTTTATGTGCGTTAATGTTCTTGTTAGAAACACCATTATATAgatataagagaaaaaaagttgaaattcaCCCCATAAACAGGAGAAGACATGTATTTGGTGAATTTCACCATTTGTATAGTGAGCTAAGATTGTATCCTGATCGGTTTTTTAATTACCTAAGAATGTCCGTCAAAACTTTTGACTATTTGTTGGAAAAGGTTAGCCATCGTCCGGAAAAAACTGTAACCAATTTTGTAAAAAGGAGATTTATTTCACCTGTTGAACGAGTTGTTATCACAATAAGGTAAGAaaagatattgatttttttttattgaaaaattgtttttttattgcaagaaacaaaactaaatgatacataaatacatattataaaaaatacataggtATAATATGGTTGTTTCCTCGAATATAATATTATGAGTACAACTTTAGTACTGGAAAGTTTGTTGTCCTAGAAAGGCTGCTGAACTCTGTTGGGTATTGGACTCGGAAAAGGGCGTAGTCAATGTAGCAGAATTCGAGGACACAGTAGGGTGAAGAGGGATAGGGTTTTGTGATGACGAACCAAAGATGAAGCAAGATGGCTGGGATTTTCAGGAGGTAGCAAGTTATGAAGGGTAGAGTTTTGTGTTGTTAACAAGTGATGATTACTAGGACTTTGCGGAGGTAACATTTGAACCGTTGTTGCTTGAGATGTCGTTGATTTCTTTCTTTCTGCTGATTCCATTTCATCCAAGATAACGTTTTGGattttgtttctaatttttgaattgaattaaaTGTTATCATATACGGTAttaggcttttaaaaaataataactctTCACTGTCTGATGCCTCTTCTGCATCATTTTTTAGATGTTGAGATAATAGGTTCAATTTCTATGAATTTCTCGTCTCTAACGTCACTTATCCTTTTTCAACTTTTTCCTCTTCCGTGTTGCACCATTGACGATGAAGTACATGCAGATGATAGTCGTTCGTCATCTGATGCTGACACAGATGTCTGACGGTTTAGAAATGTCGTGTCCATGTCTGATTGTACATCCGTTTCGTCATCCTTTTCAGCTTCTAGATCATATGTACTACTGTCATCGTCTTGAGAATCAttcaaccttggcagatttccAGACTTGACAGCAGGTATTAACAAATGTTTCGTAAAACccattatatcaaaatatggCCAAATAGATTTGTAATTGTCAGCAGGAGCTCCCGAGGGCAGAACTGGAACCTTTTTGAGTTCTCGCCGATATTTGTCCTTTTTGTTTTTCCACCGAGTTGCAACTGCTTCCTCTGAAACAGAAATGCTTTTTAAAAGACTGtaaagaaatcttttttttattttatttaaatcggttCTAAGTAACGaatatcttttcttttttcaggtTTCTTGCAACTGGAACTACTTATAAACATTTGGCACATGAATTTAGGATTGGATATTCAACAGTCtcgataataataaaagaaacttgTTCAATTATTTAAGAAGAACTTGTAGAAACTCACATGCCAATTTGCACTCAACAGCAATTGGAGAAAATCATTGACGAATATAATACCCTGTGGAACTTCCCAAATTGTTTCAGATCGATTGACAGGAAGCATTGTCGTATTAGATGTCCACCTAATAGTGGCACAacctattttaactatttaaaatactaTTCAATCGGATTGCAAGGGGTTGCAGATGctaacaaaaaatgtattactattGAAGTGGGTTCACGTGGATCAGAAAGTGATGGGGGAGTATTTCAATCCTCGCCACTTTACAGTTTGTTGGACACCAATCGATTCAATGTACCTCCAGATCAAGCTCTGCCGAATTCCAATAGTGTGCTACCAAATGTTCTGATAGGAGATGAGGCATatcctttaaagaaatatttgatgaGGCCTTATCCGCGCCCAAGAAATACAGTGTTAGAAAATGATAAGCAAGTCTTTAACGATCGCTTATCACGAGCAACTAGAAAATGGCCTGTTACCTGAAGATGGAGTTATTGTTGGAGATGCAGCAGTTCCGCTtaagacatatttattaaagCCATTTCCAGGCGTTAACCTCAGtgcagaagaaaaaatatttcattacagGCTATCACGTGCCAGACGTATAGTCGAAAACGCTTTTGGGATTTTAGTCAGTAGGTttcgtatttttgaaaaggcaATACCGATTAACTTGAATACGGTAGATGCAATCATTTTTGCAACTTGTGCACTACATAACtggctaaaaaaaaaatcaatatcctATATCACTGCAACTTGTGTAGATAGGGAAGATCAAGATGGAAATATTATACCAGGCTTATGGAGGCATGAAATAACTCCCTTAAAAAGTATCTCGAATCAAGGAAGTAATCATTCAGCAAATATTACTAGAgaaaaaagagataaatataagaatttttttatgttcttcGTCTTACTGCCACATTTTTgataaaggaatttaattccTCAAACCATGTTACTCTCGGTATATAGACATTTCCTCCAGCCCCAGATCTAGTAGATTTCTCGATTTTATCGGCTGCTAAATAGTAAGTATTTCTAAtactttttatcttattttttatgtcctCAATCATAATACCTTCGATACCAATTTCGGTCCGAATTTGTTAAAGAGCCGATGTtcggttttgtttgtttttatattccTGGCATCGAATATTCCATAGGCATTCATGCTCTCTATACAGTTGAACAAGCTTTAAAGTTCTATCTGCACTAAACTTACGggccattttttcaaaaacacccagaaataattacaaaaaataaactaaataattcaACTTTCAAGACAGCCTTCCTAAGTATGCTACTGACAAGCGGCAACGTGTTTAGACGCTGCCTAAGCACTGGCGCGGGTGTTGCGGAGCATGGAGGTGAAATAACAGTTTTTGAAAACACCACTATCAGATGCATTGCCACTTTCGCCATCGCTTATGTATGAAAAACAGTAGTTGTGATCAACAATAGCTAACAATATGATGCTgcttgtttttttatagttaagaAATTCACTTTCACTATTAGAGAAATCTCTGATTTCTATATGTTTTCCATCTATTAGGCCATAACACGTTGGAAAATTCCATTTTGTATTAAAGCCCGCCTCAATGGTTTTCCATTCCTCTTCTGTATTTGGCatctaaaaaatgaaataacataattagatattttttctttttgtaacctattgaaattacagttttattaatatattttgttcttttatttgcaGGATAACATGAAATGTCGAAGAAAACCCTATCAACGACATGGAACGTTTAGTTTCACCAAGCTCGGAAAATAGGTGTCAGGTTGGTCCGGCAGTAACATCACCCGCGGAGAATGAATCAAGCGCAGAAAAACGGCCTCTTACTACAGCATCACTAAAATCTAAGCGCAGCAAACTCTCACAAATGTCTTTATTAattaacgatttaaaaaatatagataaaaatatggaAGAAACAGAACATGACGTATTTGGAAAGAGTGTATCAGctcaattaaagaaattatccgAAGAACAAGCAATCATTGCTCAAGAAAAAATACAGATCATATTAACTCAATGCAGACTTACTGATAAGCCAAGAAACCTAATTccgcatattttaatattcagcAACCGGTGCAATCAAACATGCCCTCTCAAGCGTATACCAGCGTCCAATATCAGCAGTCGAGCTACCAGCCAGCATTATTCTGTCCCCTACCAGAAATCAGTCCAACAGGCACTACAAGTTCTTCTTCGGCTTCTCACTACAACGATGATTTTTCCCCAATTTCATATCACAATGATAGCCTGGACGAATAGCGACTGCTTTGAGAaatatgtaatgtaaattattccgaatatattaaacataatttaccttaataaattgtaaaaattgcCCGACACACTTCTGGTATTAACTGTGATATAGCAGATTTGGAAACACGATAAAAGTGATAGTGACTTATGCTTCGGTAAGACATTCCTGTAGCTAAATATGTCAACGTTAtttctaactttatttttgCGGGTAGTGCATCTCTCATTATGGAGTCTTGACTCTGAATAGGGTGTTCTATGAGAAAAAGTAACTCGTCAAAATTTTCGGCTGTAAGTCGTAACGCCAATCTGTACTCAGAGGGATCTTATCTAGGCTGTTTTAACAGCAAAGCCGAACCTCCTGTTATTGACCTCTCACTGATTCATTTTCTCACCCATAGTcgcttcttttttttcaattcttcatCTGACATATTACTCAATTCATCTTTTAGTAACATAATCACGGTTCTTATTGTTCTTTTTGTGAATACTTCAATTTTTctcgaattaatttttaaaaacaacacagTACAAATTCACAACTGACTTGAACTTACTGACATCGTGTAAACAACTTTAGGTACAACACTTGGCCAGTAAAAAACTGGCTTGCCAGTGATACTGGCGCCAGTTACTGGCATCGTGTAAATCGGCCTTAATGCTTTGGCCATAGGtatgtattttttcatttgCATAATGATTTATTACATTCACGTCAGCAAAAAGGCATGtaacaaaaaatggttttaaaaaaaattgcttcaaattcTTTATTATCTAAAACCTATTATCTAGAAATGTAagtgtaaaataattatttagttttacaaTCAAAAATGTACGagcatataatttatatttttaaatgattataaatcactagataatataatttaattctcataattgaaaaaaactatcattttctttacatatagttttttataataatcacTTTTATTACCTTATACTCTTTACTCCCAATAGTATTGTATTTACACAATACGATATCGATCTAATACGTCAATACGAAAATACAATTACGAATTTCGATCATCGATTCAACAAAGACACAGTTGGTAAGACTGTTGCGTGTGATACGAACTTATACGATACGAACTATAATACGATCCATCTCTATGTGTGTGAAGCTGgtgtccgatcgatatccagcaaccaaatcgagaacgcagcataatTATGTCTGTTACCAGCAagctatttatagtccgcgcttgctgttatttaatcaatataatgcccgtatctcctgagaTTCtcaatggattttaataattttttgtccaaatATTAACTACGTAATGAATACGTACTACGTATCGAATTAAGAACTCCCAAAATTgtcaaaggatttggataaaactttttcctataatagataataaatatcaaagtcgattttagatggttgcaaatctctacatacaaaatttttttggtatatgtaaaattataattcaataattttttacataaagttTTACTCAAATGCTTTGGGATTTTTGGAAGTTaaagccgtttatattttttaacaattcaataattttttacgaaacaaatttatttatagagatttgcaaccatctgaaatcggtttagatatttattgtttgttacataaaaaagttttgtccAAATCCTTCAAGAGTTATagcgattaaatttttttacgtctaacgattcaataatttttgcttGTTTCTGGAAAAAACTTTCTAGAAATCTTGGTTTCTAGAGGTTTGGGTCCACCATAATTCGATGCAGGTATTCATTgtttaatatctggacaaaaaatcattaaaatcgctTGGGAATTAAATTTCAgaagatacgggcattatattgattaaataacagcgagcGCGGGCTATAAAGTATAAATAGATCACTGGctgacatatgctgcgttctcgatttggtcgctggatatcgatcgAACGCTAGCTTCACATATATCCCATCTCTAGTTTTTTTTCAGTCAGCTGCTTGCTGTCAACTTTGTCACTGTCaacataatacaaatattttaaaaaaaatggtctttTTTTTGCAAGGATCAGTCCCCGCTTGCGCCagtaatttatcaataaaaagatGAAAGTTCGGCTCGCTTAAAAGCGCGATCCAGTTCGAAATTTcccaatcaattttattttgtcgCACTGCtaaataaacaatgtttatCGGCATGATTGCGATCGAATTTCCATCAGTATGATGCCCTCCTCTTCCACAAGCATTAATGACAAAGTAACAACGAATAACGACAGCAAATCATCATCAATCAGTCCATCTTCTAGCCCTAGGAGTAGCCCTAGACCGAGT from Anthonomus grandis grandis chromosome 8, icAntGran1.3, whole genome shotgun sequence includes:
- the LOC126739353 gene encoding nicotinamide riboside kinase 1; amino-acid sequence: MSPQRKKIIVVGISGATCSGKTTVAKELNKLLPNSKIFCQDDYFFPVDDSRHTWIPELDHINFDIISSLDMEKMVLDVKQHMKSKTNNTITETPMPEYDKQRNLLQINDCHVVIVEGFCIFNYRPLAELCDLKYFFTLDFEECHRRREKRVYEPPDCPGYFDKCAWPEHLKQKEEVKREFNDVVYFDGNNSKQSEAIIRDICSILCTT